AAAACATTCACTTTAGAAGAAAGTGAAAACAACTTGAAATCAATGATTTTTGCAAGAGAGGTTCAAGAATAGTGTAAAACATAAAAGGAACAGACTcgaataatttaaaaaatagcacagatctaggagatgtaaacgaaaattagggtttcagaagaaacccaagtagagatggaagaacctgtttagAAACTCAAAGATCATAACAAATACAGTGTGAtcttgctcgaaatcacaccggGGTAACCGAGAACAGTCCAAACAGCAAACCCTAGATATAGGTCGgcgggcccttgaaggcctcaaagAAGATGAGCATGGCAAATGAGGAGCCATTAGAGGCTTAGGGGTCGAAGGATGGTCACCGGAGAAGACCAGAGAAGGGAGGCGGTTGAAagggggctagggttaggttgagagaagagagaaaaTGAGAGGAGACAGAGGCGGTGGGATTTTGGAAATGAAGCTAGGGTTAGGGGTATTAgcaattaaaaaaggaaagaagtaatatgggccgttgatctgggagatccaCGGCCAGGATTTAGTCTATATTGGATCAGGTAGatgggtttagggtttgggtcgagtattataatagaaaaTTGGGTTGGCGTTGGGTTCGATTTAGGCTATAATCGAaatgcaaatctggctataatttaaatagacaattttccctatattaatttataataagtaataaacaatttctaaaaaataattttctgtaccaaaatgatttaaaaaatatatatttattattttaaaaatatagggaccaattttacacatataacgagtaattatacattaaatgggataatattgcaattatatgcaatttagcctaaaatataccaaatgcaattataaaaatacataaaaaatatattaaccatattttggcataaaataGGAATTAAATGACTAagtcatcataacaataatttgggaaataattattgggaattttatgaataaaaggggagaaaatatatcaatttaaatccttaaaattatggaaaaattataaaaccctatgcatgcttatatatgcatatatatatatgctatttctaaggtatttatgcatatttaaaaatatataaggaaaaattgggtatcaacagctgcccctctttacctaggaaggatgaaagagttatcgggtaaagaaatgatggccaattttgaccagacgggatgttttgaaagacagaggccaaACTACGgtcttcgagttgcctacatatccctggttttataagAATCATGGCATGTGTAGTTTTAGATTCACCCACGGAGTAggccgatgaaattattgcaagaaccGACGCGAGATGCGGAAGCGGCTACGGTGAGCGGTTAATGCTCGAGGCGGTTGAAGGGAACTGGAACGAGATTTCTCCAGCTAGGATAgaggttgcttactggttacctgcagataaaagacgctacaaacgtatttgcgaaaatttaaacatgattcagattccctttggaccatgaaggttgtcttcagacggttaaagatgacgtccttggaccatgatgtcctgggccatgaattatttagtgagggattcgcatgccatgaaattgtgttctcaggccatgaaaatggtgcctccaaaccatgatgcATTTGAATAataatgtgaaaatttgagagatcctcaggccatggcatggtgtcttccagctataaggatgatgcctttagactatgacgcctttggatatgTTAGCGATATTTCAGCCTATGATATGCAAAAATATGATGTTAAGAGGAAAGGCTTAGTAAAATGGAGGGCCGAGCTTAGCCCGATAGGAAAGCAGATAGATAataaaatagagcaatatctgtgcaaaagggacaatgcttagtcccatgtgaatatggaggcaaggattagcctcatgcaagtggggagtcaaggattagactcatgccaatagggagacaaggattagccttatgcacgtatagaggtaaggattagcctcatggagtcaaggattagactcatgcaggtgtggagtcaaggattagactcatgcaagtggggagacaaggattagccttatgcaagtaaggaggcaagaattagcctcatgtaaatatggagtcaaggatcagactcatgcaaatggggaggcaaggattagcctcatgtagtcaaggattagactcatgcaggtgtggagtcaaggattagcctcatgcaagtggggaggcaaggattagcctcatgcaagtaaggaggcaaggattagcctcatgcaaatatggagtcggggattagactcatgaaagtggggaggcaagtattagcctcacggagtcaaggattagactcatgcaagtagggaggcagggattaacctcatgcaagtgtggaggcagggattagccttatggagtcaaggattagactaatGCAAACATGgtggtagggattagcctcattcaaatatagaggcaaggattagcctcatgcaaatatgggggGTTAGGGATTAGTCCCACACAGAGAGCGAGTAGCAGATAAGAGCAgtgtatttcttagctggagatgtattcaatttctgatggcctgattgatagtgagttatctttgtgtatacatgttttgcgAGTGCTATCGTTAtgtcaaatgtgcctgcgttcaaagaaaaattgcaagttttgtgaggggaggttggttcttgcttcgtctgTCTGCCTTGCTCTACTCCATTCGGAAAGCTTTTCGAGTTTCCCTAGGTGACACCTGACTatttatggaaatagagttttcgaaaatatgcaatatttgaagaatagagttgttttagaaatgatatatcaagtaattttgatgaactgGTGACTGTAACacgtctcaaaggcattgcaTCTCTCTTaaggaattttgagggtcctcctcaaaattctgccccagtttggtagatgagtTTTTAACTGTTTGCGAACAATAAGCCTTGTTGAATctttttcggaattttgagaatacttctcaaaattctgccctagttcttGACTGACTACTAACTTCCTGGCATGTGATggagttggctggacttgcttcagaattttgagggtcctcttcaaaattctgccccaatttttgctcttgggggaaatgaaaattttattatgatatgatcaAACCCATAAAGCTGCCTATGTATTCTCTCTTAAGCGGGAATcgggtcaagcgtagttcaattacattaaaagagaaaaatatacataatctaagcatagtaactcttgactgcatttgaattaattggttttggcaagatttctccatccatttctgcaagtgtgagtgctcctcctgttagtaccttGTGAACCATGCATGGACCTTGCTAgttaggagagaatttccctttggcttcatcttgatgtgggaagatcttcttaagcaccaactgacctggtgcaaattgccttggtttgacccttttgttgaaagctttggacattctgttctgataaagttggcagtgacatactgcgttcatcctctttccatctataagggccatttgttcatagcggctccttatccacttTGCATCGcagagttcagcttcctgtatgactcttaaagaaggaatctccacctcggctaggatgacagcctcggtaccataaaccaacatgtacaGAGTTTCCCCGGTTGATATACAAACcatggtgcggtaccctaacagagcaaagggtaaattctcatgccactgttttgtggttttctaccattttccttagtatcttcttgatgtttttgttggcggcttttaccgctccgttcatctgaggtctgtaggctatggaattcttgtgcttgattttgaatgtttcacacatagctttcatcagatcactattgagattggcggcattatcagtgacaATGAGTTCAGGAAcaccgaatcgacaaacaattcgatccttgacaaagtctgcgatgactttcttgatCACGACTTTGTAAGAtgtagcctctacccattttgtgaagtaatcaatagctaccagaataaacctgtgcctaTTTGAAGTAGTGGGATCGATTGGacgaataacatccattccccaggcagcgaatggccaaggtgagcttgttgcattgagctcatttggcggcacttttatcatgacGGCATGcgcttgacattgaaagcatttgcgaaTATACTGAATGCAAtatgtctccatggtcatccaaaagtaaccagctctgagtatcttcttatccaagataaaaccattcatgtgtgggccaTAGGTCctagcatgcacatcctcaagtagcttagaagcttcatttgcgtcgacacatcttagtaaacccagATTAGGACTTCTTCTGTATATGTTCcctccactgtggaagaagtgatttgacaatctccggagcgtgcatttttagtgtgatttgcatgcttcgggtattctccttttgataagtattctttgatgacatggaaccaaagctttccatctgcttcttcctcgataTAGGTACAATATGccagctgattatggatcctcaccggaatgggatcattGTAATTTTTATCTGGATGCTATATCATAGatgataaagtggccaatgcgtcggcaaactcattctgaattttgggcacatgccagaattctatctttgtaaacctctttctcaattcccggacatggtgcagatatggcaatatcttggaattcttggtggcccaatCTCCCtatacctggtgcacaagcaaatctaaatcaccgatcaccagcaactcctgaacgttcatgtcgactgccatgttgagccctagtatgcaggtttcatatatcgtgcttcataaggtgtaaacttcttactcaagtaatatgtagcttgctcttttcttcctgtctcatcatgttgtcccaaaacacatccgtaggctccatctaatacaaaTAGATAGAGTATCAAAGGTCGTCATGGTTCTGGCAGGACCAGAACTGATTGTGTGGacatgtattccttgattttgttgaaagctttctgacaatcctctgtccagcttgtttcagcgtctttcctcaacatcttgaagatgggttcacatatgaccgTGGATTGTTCTATGAAGCGAGTAATGTAGCTGAGACGCCCTAGGAAGCTTattacgtcctttttgctctttggcggtggtaactcttaaatagctttgactttagatggatccaaCTTGATCCCCCGACGATTGTCGATGAAACCCAGTAGCTTCCATGcgggaaccctgaatgcacactatgtggggttcaacttcaaattgtacctccatatcctgtcaaagaactttctcaagtttgctatgtgatctgtggccctctttgatttgataatgacatcgtccacatacacctctatttctttgtgtatcatatcattgAAGATGGTATttatggctctcatgtaagtggccctaGCATTATTCAGACTGAATggaatcatcttgtaacaatatacatcccatggtgtaatgaaagctgtcttttctgcatcttcttcatttatccaaatctggtgataacccgcgaagcaatagacaaaggattggagttcattctTGGTGCAATTattgatcaggatgtgtatatttggcagtggaaattcGTCTTtggaacttgctctatttaaatcccgatagtcaacacataccttgaccttcccgtctttctttggaacTAGCACGATGTTAGCTAACCTGGTTGGATATTCAACTAAtatgagaaccttggctttgatctggttggtaacttcctccttgattttcagactcatgtctggtttgaattttctgagtttctgcttgactggcggacaTATGGGATTattaggcaacttgtgagctactatggaagtgctcaaaccggtcatgtcatcatatgaccatgcaaagatgtcctcatattcttttaggaaacaAATGTACTCTTCTttttctgttggtgacaagtgaatgctgatgcgggtctcaTTGACGGTCTTGGCGTCTCCcgaatttactgcttcggtttcgtccagattagacttaggcttattctcaaaattctcaacctccctgaaaatttcctcgggtatctcatcttctttctCTGattcactattctcatgttgcgttgcctcattacatatcacagtcactggttcatcgggaaaagtaataatagtgatgtggaaagaaaaagtgtaaagatagtagtgaataataaagagcaaatgcatttgattaaaacttgagaaattgttcagacaaaacatggctcgatgaatcgagcatttattttgaaacaagtaaagattaaaaCGAAACTATAGGAAATTTTAAGTGCCTAAAATGGTTATGGAGGTAAatcctgccaagctacccagggattctgcgggctcgggatggtgtggcggtccggTTTCTGAGAACAACTCTCTTTGCCacggtctgaatagtgaggccttcttcctcctcctcaattatggcacaacaatccatgtcctcatcttccaagaacaaatcCTTTAGCCCAGCTAGTGATTCTTCTTctgtagttccccatattgtgtcagcctaATGGAAAGCCTGTTCTAAACGTGGCAATGGCTGCTCAAGAGGGTGATATGATCCAAGCCATGGAGGCGACCATtcattgtactcttgccatgtataccgGTATCTGAGctcaaaggtggtaccatgatttttcagccgtaatggcttggtgataccttggaggttctttcccaaccctttgtcgggttcatatccagaccatgctagtatgctttctatcttgttactccaccacttatctttctcgacggcattgacccgttcgatgtgatgatatgtttcccctcctagccttcttctatgtccaatggtcgGAATGGTTTagctagtgtagatggggttacttccatctccgtgaatgattacctcctggcggttccattcaaacttcacgatttgatgtagtgtggaaggcacgactccagcagc
This genomic stretch from Nicotiana sylvestris chromosome 9, ASM39365v2, whole genome shotgun sequence harbors:
- the LOC138877928 gene encoding uncharacterized protein, coding for METYCIQYIRKCFQCQAHAVMIKVPPNELNATSSPWPFAAWGMDVIRPIDPTTSNRHRFILVAIDYFTKWVEATSYKVVIKKVIADFVKDRIVCRFGVPELIVTDNAANLNSDLMKAMWYRTMVCISTGETLYMLVYGTEAVILAEVEIPSLRVIQEAELCDAKWIRSRYEQMALIDGKRMNAVLTGGALTLAEMDGEILPKPINSNAVKSYYA